The DNA sequence ATGATTTTTCTCTATATGGCTTCACTTGATTCAAGAAAAATTCAACGCTCTTGATAAAGTTAAAATCTTTCGAAATGTTCTtcagaaacaattaggaagagtcatcaaagttgttctttCAGATCGTGGAGGAGAAATTATGGTTGTTATTCAGAATATGGACTACGCATGAGGCCTTTTGCTGCATATTTTCTCGAAAATTGTGTAGTTTCTCAATACAATATGTTAGGTTCactgagcaaaatggcgttgttGGAAgaaaatcgcactctcatggatatggttagaagcatgatgagtagatcaaatcttccagagtttttatgagGTGAAGCActcatgactgcaacttatattttaaatcatgttcccagtaaatctgttcccaaaaTCCTTTTGCGTTGTGGATTGAAAGGAAGCCTAGTCTTAATCATCTTCATGTATGGGGTTGTCCTAAAGTACctgatttatgatcctaatttgtaaaagttagattcgagaacaaatcgttgttatttcattggttatccaatgcactCAAAACGCTATCGCTTTTGCTAtcccactcgtggtacgcgaattgttgaatctcaaactgctaaatttctggaatttgatgttgctgaaaaaattccttcaacatctcttgaaatgggggagtcctctaaaggaatttgtattcctatgtcattttcaagagatgataatagtagtctccatcctactccagttggtaatgctcccattgttgatgaatatattgctcccgatatcgaagatgatgaaggtcctattattgatgaagggcctattaatgatgaagctcctattgttaatgagaatcctgttattgaagaaattccagttgtggaagatgttattcaaaacaatgatcaacaaagagaagttattccagaagtacctcctctaagaagatctcagagacaaaagaagtcaacaaagtgtcatgataattttgtttatcttggagaaagagaatatgatattgatcattttgtggatcctgtcacttttagtgaagcacttaatagtccacaatcttcaaaatggttagcagctacggatgacgagatcgactccatgaagaaaaatggtgtatgggagctagttttattacctgatggttttaaaccaataggttgtaagtggattttaaaggctaaaagggataaatagggtcagattgaaaggtttaaagcgcgtttagtggctaaaggctttactcaaagagaaggtattgattacactaaaactttctcacctgtttccactaaagattcattcgaattattatggccttagttgcgcattttgatttagagttgcatcaaatggatgttaaaactcgCTTTTccgaatggagaattgaatgaggaagtctatatgtctcaactcgaaggctacaaggagaatggaaaagaacacttagtttgcaagttgaaacgatccatttatggtctcaaacagcaTCTCACAAagggtacttgaagtttgacaaggttgtgacatcgtttggtttcgtagagaacaagtttgatcgttgtatttatatgaagatcgttggagtcgttatatttttcttgttctttatgtagatgacattttacttgccgccagtgatttgtcactactaaatgagaccaaaaatttcttcgtcttccaattttgatatgaaagatcttggagaggcatcctatgttttggggattgagatccatcgtgacaggaatcgaaaagttcttggcttatctcaagaagcttacattaatcgtgtgctcaaaaggttcaacatggatttgtgtaaagctggttctgttcctattctgaaaggggacaagttcactaagcagcaatgtcctaagaacgacttggaaagaggagcaatgaagaacatcccttatgcaagtgtagtagggagtttaaTGTATGCTCAAAGTTTGCACTCGAATTcgacatagctttcgtagtaaatgttcttgggagatatttattcgATCCCGGCCTTGACCATTGGGTTgcgccaagaaagttttgagatatttgcaaagaacgaagagttttatgcttcgtgtataagcatgttgacaatcttcgagttgttggttattcgcattcagattttggtggttgtgtagatgatttaaagtcaactgctatattttcaccttggcaggtgctgctatttcttggaagagtgtcaaacagactttgatcacatcatctactatgtatgctgagtttgttgcatgttatggggcatctttgcaagctttgtggctgaagaatttttgtttttagagatacgactagttgatcctatttcctctcctatactaatctattatgataatagtattgttgttttcttttcaaagaataacaagattagtagtgcttctaaacatatggaaataaagtatctcactgttagagacttggtcaagaaaggagacattgttattgaaaattgcaagaccgagtcgatgttagccgatcctctaaccaaagggttaagtgtCGTGccgtttaataaacatgttgttaatatgggcattttagaatcttttcGATCTTTTGGGTTaagtgggagttttgtttttctgtttgtttttagaaattattatttataattttctgaataaagttatgaactacattttatgtttcaatattttttattattgaatggatatgttttcaattatgttttgttatattctcgagaatgattgaattgaaagcatgtggttcatattgttgtgatcattgtcttttaaatttatttacttattgacaatgatatgttgttggcttaattatttaagcaagtttagtgacacttacttattttaagtggtgtatgtttaatttcactggcttatttattaagcatcacgtaTCGTTGAAATtcgaggactgataaggatattatgttattttatattgatcacatgttgaacataattccttaccacactactagacttattgaccatgtcgatttaatactttggtatttgtgattatgaatgtcttttgttgagttaaaagcaatatgactgtcatagttcattatcaaaggttaaattggaccggtatgttgagatgctatcagagaactatcatttttttaaagtggccacaaatgtttttctgttgttcaacccatgagtcgttttcaaacaaaattattttgatatataatatatatgtattaaaatcaatgtagcccaagtgggagaatgttagacttttatttgggcttacattaaattttattggttttattaaaacttgggttgactggatagttctttgctgtgttagcccatattgttggtgatcacttgttcatgggcttagcatctgtgtgtaaagtctaggtgaagcagaagtgtgggcttttctagttgactgaagcctttgatgagcaagTGCTACCACCAACTAGGTTTTGCagagctaagtcccctccctaactctataaatacatattgtctcatcacaattgtataccttttgataatcgtATAAAATAAACTCGCttcgatttagagatctaggaggaagacttagttgatagtattgcactatcgaattggagtAATCGTCatgatcaatcagagataattgctatggatcaatcaggtacacatactcaattatcatatactactattgtgttctatgttatatacaaatagatcttgggttaattgttaatttatataacattCCGTCCATATAAAACTGAagagaaattaatattttaaaacaaaattataataaaaactgAATAATAAAAGCCAATTActgaaaaaatatttcaaacgtAAACTACAATGAattgaatataaataatatatattattaaaaaaggaATTCTTATCCAAAATTTCATAGTTAAATTCTGTCAATTTTTTGTTacatttcaatttttaataataaatttatagatTTCAATTAAACTTATTTATGTTATATCTTTTGAATGATTAATTATCAAGAAGTTTTTTGTCATTTATATGATTATACATTGAATAGTAGCATAATCACAGATTCACAGTACATTTTTAATAACACGCTATAGAAGGTCTCATCATGctatcaatataaatttttaactaaAAGTACATTATGCCCTACTTGTTTTTCTTCTCAATGGGGCTTAGTGTTGtatgatattaaaaatttattgtctCTCATTCCAGCTGCAACTctacttaaaatatttttgtaataatgcTACTCATAATCTAGTTAAATTTGCACTTTTGACAAATAATGAGTTAATATTTCTTTTCGCAAGGTAAATAATAAGTTAACACGACACTACAATATTCTTCTACCTTACCAGAAAATTAGAGATATAAAactttactataaaaaaaaagtaatcccAAACTCATTTTGGTATTGTGTAGAAAACCCCAAAGCTAGAGTGAAAGATAACGAATGAGTAAAAACCCTTTCAGAGGTAGTCCAATATTTCAAGCCcatctaaatattataatatattttcaaaaattaaaagtagGGCAAATGTAATTTTTTGGATCTGTGTGatgtaaaaaaattgtttatagTCAGTTCAATGATCATTTagactttatatttttaaacatattaaaaaaaataatatattgagcacaatttttattaaatcaaaatataataatatagaatTGTTATGACGAGACTAGTTAAATATATATCGGAGTGCTATCGTTAATTTCTTATTCTCTTAGTCAACTTCCGTCTCCGAAATACATATTGGgatagttttttaatttttttttcatagtggTGTTCGTTATGCTTACAACGTCATccttgtaaattttaaaaaaatttcaaatagtttATAGTGCTAAAAATACGTTTGAACTTTTTTAAAAACACGTGGTAAACTGAAATATCATGTTTTCAGCATTGTaaactatttgaaattttttaaaaatttacaggaaTAATACTGTAATTATAACGAATACAactgtaaaaaaaatttcaaaaaaatattccgacatGTGattttaagcatagaaatttacTAAAAGATTATAATAAGACATTGTAATTAACACtcgattttttatattaaaaaatggcTTAAATGTATGTATCTCAATACTATATTTATTGGAGCAGTTATTTCATATTGAAAAAAAGTTAAGCTTAGAGTTTTATTTtgtactttttaaaaatataagttgtaatttattatttaacataatATAATAGAGAATTACTACATATACTatgtttttaactttttttttttcaaatttatagtttgagtttctaaagtggttgcagcgctagttgcaataggcgttcctatacgattttttgttacaatttaagttgcagctctagttgcaataggagtttctatgtagaatttaattaaaatgtaaaaaaaaactattttaaagtgtaaaaatgaaaaaactcctaatataatttattatttaatttaagttattattttttttaatatatatatttttttaaaataatatggtTTGTATGCAAATAAAAACATTTTATTTGGTAAAGAATATTAAAAAATGACGAAAAAGGAGTTTTCTCTTCCTTCGTTCCTTCCTTGTCTGTCACACTCTCCTTCCATCCCAATCCCTTACGATAACGATTACAACCAGAAACTAAATACATAATTCTAACACCGCCCTCTCTCTCGTCTCTTgcgattctctctctctctagggtTTGGGGTTTCGAATTTTTATTCCTTTTGGGGCCAACCAGCTGCTCAAGAAAAAggtccactctctctctctctctctctctctctctctctctctctctcttgtagTTCGAATATCATAATCAGTTAATTGCATTTTCGGTACGAATAATATGAATTTGAACCATGTTTACAATGTTATTATAGTCGTAATCGCATAAACATTGCAATTGAATCTGATGTTTAATTATAAGCGGTGCGAGAGAAAGTGTTTGGTGTTTGCTCCGTTGGTTTCAATTTTAGAGTTTTGTGTCGTGTGCTATTAAATTTGGCTCCTGTGGCTATTGCTTTAACATAGACAATATAATAGTTCTTTCATTGGATTAAAGCTTTTGCGCATTGCTTATAGGTATAGTTGTATTTCTTTTGGGTCCACTGAACGGTATTTTACAATGTCAATTCAGGTTTTGAGGTTTTAGAGACGGAGCTTCATTTACTTACTTCACATGGATACTCGTTTGGATCCGTTGGATTGTCTTGATACCGACATGATGATAAAAATTCTCACTTATGTGGAGGAACATTCTGATCTCCTTAGCATTAGTGCAGTGTCGCGATCCTGGCGGCATTTTGGTGAGTTAGAAACTTAGAATGCCTCGTttgtagattttttattttgatttgtaATATGTAGTACTTTTCTCTGAGCTAAGTAAGAACCGGCAATGTAATTTCACATATATCAATACATTAGGGACATTGTGTTGAAAAGAAGTATCTTGAACCCCTCCAAGGTTTTGTTGTAGTCTTAGTGAATGAAAAATATTGAGGTTAAGAATAAAATTAGATTTCTTTTAGTGAGAAGTCATTCACTTGAGCGACATTAATAGTTTTTGAAATTTGCAATATTATGCAGTGGTGGAAAATGGCTTTTTTAAGCAGTTGTGCTTGCGAATGTTTGTTGAGTTATCTAGAGTTGCCCATACAATGGTGGTAAAACAATTTGAAACAGAAGAGGGCATGGGATTTGGATCTACAAGCAATTGGACGGAACAAGAAAGCATGGTGAGAGATCATAGACTCTACGCTTTTCTAAATAAGTGCTGTTCATCTTTTGTTCCTGAGAATTGCTTAGCAAAGGCAATTAGTGCATCCAGCACAGATAAttatcctgaagaaagcattgATAATACTCTAGAACCtagagaaataatttctaggaGAATCTCATATTGGTCAAGTACAGGACAACGTAATTGTGAGGTTCCTGAGACACTGATATACAAGTTAGCCTCCAATATTTGTGTGATTTccgaaatcagcattaagccaTTTGAAGGTAGTCTTTTTATCTGgtcatatttttcaaaattcgtattgttgaaaatttattttcggatttaagttgtttttttgttgacaAATTAAATGCTTTCTCCTGTCAATAGCTTTCTTCCAGGAGGGTCTACCAATATATTCAGCTAGAGGTATGCGATTTCGATTAGGCCATCCAAAGTCCCCCATTGACTTAAAGAATTTCCCTGTGAAAGAACCCTGTGATGATAAATTTATATGGACCTACACATCGGAAGTGTTTCAGATGGCTCAGGTATATTCTTGTGCCTAAGCTACTTACTTTACCGTACTttctattttgaattttattgtaTTGGCTACGTGTCTGTGGCATTATTGCTCATGTCTTGGCCTGCTGTGCTGGAGACTGTTATAACCAGTTTCCTCTATGTATGTTGCTATGTCTTTTGTTAAGTTTGTGTTTTCCCTGACCACTCATAATGTGCTCTCTCACTCATTGGCtgtctacattaaagaaataaGACTTTTAATTTACATTTGAAGTTTTTTCCCCCCGCTCATTAACATCAGTACAGGGTAACACAACTAAGTGTTGCAATATACTAAAGCttttaatgaaaaagaaaatttacAAAGATCACACTTTAGGCTATACTGTATTTGGTTTGGTGTAATCGTAATGATTTCATTGTTTGTTttggttttgaaaattttgtaatcaccattttatatGAATAAGCAATACACATACAACTCTATACCTATTTATCACCATTACACaatttatataaaaacaaaatGATCCTTATACGGTGGAGCCAGCTGTTTGTTTTAGGGGGGgcaacaaatttttatttatataaataggaTATTAATTAAAACATATTAACTTTGTTGGAGaagtttttttaaattttatagggataaaactaaaaaatatggggggataaatataaaaatattagaaataaaaattaaaaaatataaattatataaggataaaactactaaaaattaattttatgggGACCAAACTGAAATTATTTAGAAATTTCTATATAAGAGTAATTTATCAAAACTTCCGCCACTGCTTATACTTTAGTAAGGATATTTATGTACATAGACCATTGATCACCATTTCCATTCCAAAAATAAACCAAACTTTTATAATACCATTCCAAAAATAAGCCAAAATTTATAATACCATTCCCGCTACTATTCTTATTACATGTTTTCACCATTCCCATTAGAATGACTGAATGAACAAAAcgctacaaaaaaaataaaaataaagcagCAGGAGAATGACAACGTGCATTGTTTGGAAATTTTCTCTGATGAacagttgattttttttttttattttggtgtaCAAGTAGGTCATTATTTTTGTGTCCTTTGTCCTTTTGAACATGAAACTAGTTGCTGGATCATTTTTATGTagctgctatttttttttttggccttGTCAATACGGTTCTACAATTTTAGAAGATAATGAACACCTGTCTAAATGCAGCTGCGATTTAGACaatacagattttttttttttttgccttgtCATTTTTATGCagctgtgattttttttttttggatcatAAGTTTAGCctgtttaattgttttttttttatcctaTCCACACATTTACAGAAAAATAGCTTACAGATGTTCAAGCTTCCAAAACCAGTACTTTGCATTGGTGGATATTTGCAAATTGAGCTACTGGGTAGGATACAGACACAGGAATTGGATGGCTTGTACTATATATGGTTTGTTCCatattctttttcttcatttcttaaTATGCTGTGAGCCAACGTATCACCATGTATTTGGTGTTCAATTGTCATTTTCTTAAAGATTCCCCTGCATAACATGTGCTTCAATACATGAGTGGGTTTAAAATGTTTTAAGTGCCACGAGCCTTTGGAGAAGCTTGCACCCATAGGTTTCACTTATTAGTTACTATCCGAAGACCTTAGTATGAACTTGTCATTATGTGATGAATTATTAATGGAACGGATCAGAAAATGATATTAGGAAAGAATGCATTTTAGTTTCAAATATGTGAAATAGCGTAGTCCAATGATGTTTACTGTGTTGTTTTGGACTCTATGTCTATGTGGACGGTCTCTGTTGGTAAGAGTCTAAGAGATGCTAATATTCTAGGTCAAATATTTGTTTTTGCTGCTACATGTAGTGGACAAAATAGGATCCCTGTAGAACTGTTttctttgttttagtttttagtcGTTGTCTACAGACTTTCTTTCAAGATAGATCATAGATCGATTGCATTTGAGGATAAGATACTTTTGATAACGTTCATTACTACAATCTGTTTATTTGATTAGAATACTTACCAGTAGTATTCCTCATGACAGTAGTATTCCTCTATCTGACCAGAAAAAACAGGGAAACCGAGAATACTAGAAATTTTAGTGAATCACATGACTACATGTTTCAGTCATATTTCCACTGCTCTACTTATGCATTCTTATTACAATTTTAATGAATTCTGCAGTGTGTCCCACATTCAAGTACTGGGCCTGCCGTTAGCACCTGCGTTTGACGTTGAAATTCTCGATCAATCTGGAAATTTTGTGTTAAAGCAGTATTTGCAATCCGACAATACACCGGTAAACTTGCCTGAGTATAAACCCCCTTCAGTCACTACTTTTGGTTGGTCGGATGAAGATGAATCAGATGATGAATTTTAAACGTGTACATGCtcttttttatgtttaatttatgGAAAGGACCTTAGAATGAAATCCGGCAAAGTGCTAAATTTTGTACTTCCAACCTGATAAAAGGCTCTGTATGTTGAGTTATGATATTTATCATGTAGATGTAGCTCAATCTGCTTATTAAAAATTGTGTTGGTTCTTGTCAAGGATACCGGTTACTTAATTCTGTTTACTAACAGAGGTGTTAGTTGAGTGTTTCTAAGTTGTTAGAAGGGTTGCTATGTTTCCTGTTATTTTAACTCGTGTATATAAACTCTTCTTGCACTTTTTTACAATCAATACACTAAATACAATTTTACCTctcaaaaaattgaaacttcACATGGTGTCAGAGTTCCTTTTTCTTTCGTCAATGGAGATTCTTGCAACCTTGTGCTCAACTACAAAACAATTAACAAGTTCCTTTAACTAGATTGTATCTCATTCTTCACACATTCTCTTTCTATCAAACTTGATGAACATAATTACCTATAATGGAGACATCAAGTTTTGACATCGATCAAAGGGAGCATTGCCTTTACAAGTATCTTGATCATGCTCGAGCTCCGGTAAAATTCCTCACCGCTGCAGATGAAAGatccaacacaatcaatctagAGATTTAGAGTTTGAAGATTGAGAGCAGCAAGAcaattttctagttttttggTTGTTGTCATTTATGTCAGAAAATGTTGAACAATGCTCAACCACAAAACGATCAACAAGTTCCTTTACTTAGATTGCATCCCATTTATCATGGAGACATCAAGTTCTGGCATTGATCAAAGGGAGCACAGCTGAAGATGAAAGATCCAACACCATCAATCTAGAGTTTGAAGATTGGGAGCCAACAAGACAATCTTCTGGTGTCTTGGCTATTGTCATTTATGTCAGAAAAGACCACCAATCGTATGACCAGTTGTGATACCACTGCTCAAACCTATCGCTCTCCTATGAGTACTATACTGTACTCAATGTTGCGAATATAGGTCTATACAAAACTCAACTTTGAAATACGAAGATGACAGGAACACTCAATGACTATCTTCTCAAGATTAAAGGGATTGTTGATCTTCTTGCTACCACCGATCACAAACAGACGCTACAAGATCATATTGAAGCCATTTACCCTTTGAATATGATGTTTTTTTCACCTCAGTTACCACAAGAAAAGATGAGTACATTGTGATTGAGATTGAAGTGCTTCTAATGGCTCAATCTGTTTGCATTGATAAACATCAAAGAATCTTGATATTCTCAAAGCATAGGACAATCTCTTCCACACAAAACCCATTGGATTCAATCCATACAATTGTCTTGCTTATCCTACACCAACTGTACCACTTGGCTTTGGTCATGGTGGTCCCCCTCGACCAGATGGATATGCAAGGTATCCTATGGCTCGTGGTGGTTATGGTTACAATCCCGATGGTCCTCCTGCTCAACGTGGTGGTCCCTTTAATTTTGGTCGTGGTCAGAACCAGTAATGGTCTCAGAAACCTCAGTGCTAACTATGTCATAAAATTGGTCACGCTGTAAAACAGTACTTCTATCGTTTTGATAAGTTATTCATAGGTCCTGAATCATTCACTAATTTTCTTGCCACCACTCACTTAGTTGAGATGGAAGTCATGTGTGCTACTCCATAAACTTTTACTGATGAGTGCTAGTATCCTGATAATGGTGTGACTTACCACTTGACACCAGATTCCATGAACCTTGGAGCAAGCACATCTTATGTAGGTAATGAACAAGTGTATGTTGGTAAAGGTATTGACTTAAATAATGAGAACATTAGTTCTCTTATCCATTCTCCTTTTTCTTCTCAACAACTCACTCTTAATAATCTATTGCATGTTCCTTCCATAACTAAGAACCTATTGAGTGTCACAATTTGCTTAGGATAatgacatattttttaaaatttacccCTTTTCTTGTTGTGTCAAGAATTGTGCTACCAAGAAGATTTTGTTGGTTGGGAATCTTGAGAATGGGAAATACAAATTTGACTATACTTAATTAAGTCTTCCCCCACCCTCACCACAAATTAATTTGTCAGCTCCTTCTTCAACTCCTCAATCCCACACTCACCAAATGTCTACTGTCAatcctttgttttctttatgGAATAGTAGGCTTGGCCATCCTGCTGCTAGAGTTGTACAATTGGCTCTTTCAAAATGTAATATACCATTGTCTAATAAAAGTTCTTCTTATGTGTGTAAAGCTTGTTGTCTTGACAAATCTCATAAATTGTCTTTTTCTAATTCAACTACTACTTACAATGCACCATTAGAATGACTTTCAAATTTGTGGGGCCCTACTCTTATAAATTCTTGCAATGGTTACAGGTATTACATTAGTTTTATGGATGCCTATTCTAGGTTTACCTAGTTTTCCTTACTCATAACTCGTGATGAGGCTCTACTTACTTTTATCAAATTCAAAACTCAAGTTGAGCTACAATTAGGCcgaaaagaaaatcaaaacTTTACAGTTTGATTGGGGAGTGAGAATAGAGCTTTCACTAGTTTACTTGAGAGGTCTGGGATTGTCCATAGGTTAGCCCTCCCTCATACCCATGAAAAAAATGGGGTTGTTGAAAGGAAGCATAGGCATGTAGTTGAAAATGGATTAACACTACCTTCCCAAGCTTCACTTCCTCTCAAATATTGGGATGAGTCTTTCAGAACTACCTATTCGTACTCTTAAGAACTCTACACCCCTTGAGGTTTTGTTCCATACCACACTAGATTACACTTGTCTTAAAGTCGTTGGATGTGTTTGCTATCCTAATCTCAtaccatacaaaaaaaaaaaaaagaatacaaaAACTGTAATACAGATTTGTACCTCGTGTCTTTCTTGGATATAGTATAGCTCACGAAGGGTTCAAATATCTATCCAAAAGATTTTACATCTCTCGAGATGTAGTACTTGATGAAAACACCTTTCCCCATGCTAATAACTCTATTGCTTAGGGTATTTCCATTGAGTTATCATCTTCATCTCTCATTGGTGTCCCTCCCTTGTCTTCCCTGCTTCAACTCAACAATGTTTAACCTCCAACAACACCACTCATTCGCCCTCCTCTCTTATAAACACCTCATGTTGTTCCAACTTAAACCTTCCCAGATGCTCTTGTCCCAGAATTTGCAACTCGATCTATGGCTCTCACTTCTCCTCCTAGTCCATCAAATATAGTTGCCACAAAAAATCTTATTGATGTCTCAGTCAAATTTTCTCAAGTTATTCCTAACTCTGATACTGTTGTCAATGTTCCTATTATGCATGTTATTACTAATGATTTGCCTGCAGCCATTTCAACAGTGCAACCTACATCAACTCACTGTATGACCACCAAACTAAAAGCATGAATAAGGAAACCCAAAGCATTAATGGCTATCTGTGAACCCGAATCAGTGAAGACAACCTTGGAAGATTCTCACTAGTTTGAGGCAATGTCCACATAAATGTTTGCTCTCAAGAAATACAAAACATGGGTGCTGATTCATCTGCCTAACAATAAAACATTTATAGGCTGCAAGTGGGTCTTAAGAGTAAAACAAAATATTGATGGCTCATTCAACAGGTACAAAGCAAGGCTTGTAGCAAAGGGATTCCATCAACAAGCTGACTTTGATTTTTTAGAGACTTTCAGCCCAGTAGTAAAGCCAATTACAATTCAAATTGTATTCATTGTAGC is a window from the Cannabis sativa cultivar Pink pepper isolate KNU-18-1 chromosome 1, ASM2916894v1, whole genome shotgun sequence genome containing:
- the LOC115707311 gene encoding F-box protein At4g00755; the protein is MDTRLDPLDCLDTDMMIKILTYVEEHSDLLSISAVSRSWRHFVVENGFFKQLCLRMFVELSRVAHTMVVKQFETEEGMGFGSTSNWTEQESMVRDHRLYAFLNKCCSSFVPENCLAKAISASSTDNYPEESIDNTLEPREIISRRISYWSSTGQRNCEVPETLIYKLASNICVISEISIKPFEAFFQEGLPIYSARGMRFRLGHPKSPIDLKNFPVKEPCDDKFIWTYTSEVFQMAQKNSLQMFKLPKPVLCIGGYLQIELLGRIQTQELDGLYYICVSHIQVLGLPLAPAFDVEILDQSGNFVLKQYLQSDNTPVNLPEYKPPSVTTFGWSDEDESDDEF